From a single Populus nigra chromosome 18, ddPopNigr1.1, whole genome shotgun sequence genomic region:
- the LOC133678369 gene encoding chalcone synthase-like, giving the protein MINKRYMHLTEEMIKENPEIGNFMTPSLNVRQDIVLAEVPKLGKEAALKAIQEWGHPMSKITHLVFCTTSGVHMPGADYQLANLLGLSSSVKRLMLYQQGCYGGGTALRVAKDLAENNAGARVLVVCSEITAITFHAPNEAQLGCLVGQALFGDGAGAAIIGSDTDTLVEKPIFQLVSAAQIMIPDSEHAIEGHVREMGLLVHLSEDVPKLISDNVEAALREVVTPIGGVLSDWNSLFWAVHAGGRAILDGVEAKLKLKKEKLGVPRHILREYGNVASACVLFVLDEMRERSVKEGKATTGEGLEWGVLIGLGPGLTMETLVLHSVPLAVTK; this is encoded by the coding sequence ATGATCAATAAACGTTACATGCACCTCACAGAAGAAATGATCAAAGAAAACCCTGAAATTGGTAACTTTATGACTCCTTCTCTCAATGTACGTCAGGATATAGTACTTGCAGAGGTGCCCAAGCTTGGAAAGGAAGCCGCTCTGAAAGCTATCCAAGAATGGGGGCACCCCATGTCAAAGATCACACACCTGGTATTCTGCACAACTTCAGGTGTACACATGCCTGGTGCAGACTATCAACTAGCCAACCTGCTCGGTCTCTCATCATCGGTCAAAAGGCTGATGCTGTATCAACAAGGCTGCTATGGGGGTGGGACTGCCCTCCGAGTTGCTAAGGATCTTGCCGAAAACAATGCCGGTGCTCGAGTTCTTGTCGTGTGCTCTGAAATTACAGCAATTACTTTTCACGCTCCAAATGAAGCTCAGTTAGGTTGCCTCGTTGGGCAAGCTCTCTTCGGTGATGGAGCAGGAGCAGCAATCATCGGCTCAGATACTGACACGCTGGTTGAAAAGCCGATATTTCAACTTGTTTCGGCAGCACAGATTATGATTCCTGACTCGGAACATGCAATCGAAGGGCATGTACGCGAAATGGGGCTACTGGTCCATTTATCAGAGGATGTGCCTAAACTGATATCCGACAACGTTGAAGCGGCTCTACGTGAAGTTGTTACCCCAATTGGTGGTGTTTTAAGTGATTGGAACTCATTATTTTGGGCTGTGCATGCGGGTGGGCGGGCAATCCTTGACGGAGTAGAAGCAAAACTTAAGTTGAAAAAAGAGAAACTTGGTGTTCCCAGGCACATCCTAAGGGAGTATGGTAATGTAGCGAGTGCATGTGTATTATTTGTACTTGACGAGATGAGGGAGAGATCTGTCAAGGAAGGCAAGGCCACTACAGGAGAAGGATTGGAGTGGGGAGTCCTGATCGGGTTGGGACCTGGTCTAACCATGGAGACACTTGTGTTGCACAGTGTCCCTCTTGCCGTCACAAAGTAA